The nucleotide window AGAACACACTCAGTCTGTAGTAAACATTTCCTAATGTGTCTGTTGCTCAAAGCATCGATACCACtatcaatatataatatagacaATTATATAAAGGACGCACACtcatcttttattttgaaaagtgttggtGCCGTGACGTCATCACCAAGAGACCACACGCCTCATTCATACTGCTCCTGCTAGCACGTCGAACTAACCAGCAGGTATGAAACATAAATCAGTTTTAGCAATGCATTGGcaggaaatgtttgaacatgagTCTAGTTGCTAAGAAAGTAATAGTTTGGTCCTGGTGTTGTGTTATTGTAAAGTAATAATAGGTCTTGTTTCTAACTAGGAAGCTAACGGTAGCAAGGCTTACTCCTGTTATAAAGttagttagctaacgttagctttttaacACGCGAAGTTTTAGTACAGATTGGTTAAATGTATATACAGTGTTGTGTTCAAAAACGGAACTAACTCTTTAGTCAGTTATTTATCTTGCCGTTTGTTAAAAAAACACTATTTATTGTGATGCCACTGTAAAGTCTATATACACTATTTAGCTATAGTAGCGTCAGCTCGTTTGCTCCTATAGTTGCCAGCTGTCTAACGTTAAACGCTTAATACGTTAACGTTAGAAAAAACAGAGGAATTCCTACAAACCTATACCTGGGTAAATAACTTAAAGCTACAAAAGTAGTGCGCTTAGGAACATTTAACCAATCTCAATTGGTTAACCAACATGGACTGTTATAACTTCTCCTTTTCCATGACAACAGGGGAATAAAGTAATATGATCAGATACCGAATGGACCTAGTGGTGATATGGTTGAGTCAACTGCTGCTTCTAATGTCTAGACTCAAACAAAATCTCCCCTCAGTGTATGTAACGGATTTAGATGTGATCTGAACTTGCCTTattttgttctgttgtttttgcagGGTCATCATCATGGACATGCTTTATGGTCCATTGGGCCTGGGTGTAGTAGCAGGGCTGGGCTGCGGGCTCCTCCTCGGCTGGCACCTTCGGGCTCGCTTAGGTCCAACATCCAAAACCTTGATGACAGCGATGGGGAACGGCACTGGTGAAGCGAATGTGATGGGAGAAGGAGGCGAGTTTAAGATGGTGTTAGTGGTCCGAAACGACCTGAAGATGGGCAAAGGGAAGGTGGCCGCCCAGTGCTCCCATGCTGCTGTATCTGCCTACAAACAGGTGCAGCGCAGGAACCCTGAGCTTCTCAAACAGTGGGAGTACTGCGGGCAGCCCAAGGTGGTGGTGAAGGTGCCCGATGAGGACACCCTGATTGATCTGCTGGGTCACGCCAAAGAAGTGGGGCTCCCTGTCAGCCTGATTCAGGACGCAGGAAGGACTCAGATCGCCCCTGGGTCCCGCACTGTACTGGGAGTGGGCCCAGGCCCAGCTGATCTCGTTGACAAGGTCACAGGAAACTTGAAGCTCTACTAGAGTTTGCATCTGTAGGACTTGCAAACAATGTCTTTATTGTTTAAACAAATTGCAAtgagtttgtgtttttataaaaCAACAATCGACTCAGTTTCATACATGTAAAGTTTCAGATTTGGACACCTGCCGACTACCTTTGTTGGCTCTTGAATAGCAGCAGTAACTGCTTGATGCATACTATTTTACTGTGCTACTTCTGTGACAAAAACACCACACACTTTCCTCCTCTCTAAACAGTCTGCCAAGGTTTGTTTTTGAAGAGGAGCAGACATGACAATGATTGTTGATCTCATCAGAATCCCAGGACAATACAATTGAAACATTTTCAGTGCAGACATTTTGACTTGTCATGGGAAAATCACCTAAACATTGGATTGGTACTGTGTATATAATGAGTGTTGGAGAACCCATTCCTGTCAGCTGGTATGCAAATAGCAGTGCCTTAGAATTGTCTAGCATAATTGAGATCAGTACTGCATTATTTTTGCAGTGGAGCTGAACAACGATGTCATATGAATATTATGTCACTGAATTGATTTGTTTAGTTATACAACTCTGAAGTATATTAAAAAATGTTGTAAGTCTTGCATTTACGCCTTCGTTTTTTTCATTCCCATGGCGCATTTGTCCCAATTTATGATGAAGCTCACCTCCTTAATTCATATTTAAACAGTGCTTCAAGTGAGGCATGTGGCGCTTTATGGTGAGCAGGTCTATAACTTGTTTAAATATCTGGAAGGTAAACCAGtaaccttttaaaaaaaaaaaaaataggaatATATATCGTTTCATATTGATAGCAGGCCCCTTAATTGAAACTGTAAAGAGCAAGAACTAGTGATAAAACTTGCAGTTAACACACTGCTTGAAATTGTTTAACCTTCTTAAACCCATCTTATCCTTTAACATATCTTATGAGCATCTACTTAAACCTTCTGAAATGTAACATTATAGCCTGACCGTTCagctgtttgaaaatgaatgttatgacTTGAAACAAGTTGAGAATGTGGACATTGCACAATGTAGACCAATTCGGAGGAGCACGTTGAAATCCAATCCAACATCAGAGTATCCAGCTAAGTCGAGACCAAAGAAATGAATGTAGTCTCTAAAACACTACTGAACTGTGTTGTAGACAAAGTGGTTTTACGATACTCTCACATTATCTCTGAGATTTGTCCGACATTCACTTCAACTGAATTTAGAAAGGAGTTTCCTGTTTCTTTGCAATATCCTGTCCTTTCAGACTCCCAAATTCAGCTTTGGTCTGCAAATATTTCTGCAAAAGTCAGCCAAAGGAAGTGCTGATACACTGTTTGGAAATGGAGAAGCCCTTATTCTAGTTGTCCGTATTCAATGTGGGTCTCATTCACCAACCGttagaaaagaaaatctttaaAAACCCACCGAAGCAGTTTTCACAAAGATTCTGACATTACATTTCACAGAATCTACACACATGCTGGTGCAAAatacttgtttttttatttattctacaACTGTTTTATATAGGATTTAAATAATATTTCGAataaagattttttttattattttacgaAGCATTACAGCATTTTAAAATACACTTCAACACTGAACAATTtatataatttttatttttgatcCACTCCTGACACTTCTAAACATGAGCTTGTTTGATGTTCACTTCCTGTAGAATTGTAGATTTAAGTACACATCCCTCTAGTCTCATGACCTTTTATGCAGATCAGAAGGgcattaaataataatcaacTGGCGTGCATTTTCTATTTAAATGGGATTCATCACTATATCATCATATAGGAATTCTGCAGTTAAAGATTCATGATATAGGAATATATTGGTATTGTGGCTTTTGTGTAATATTACGTTGGAGTACAAACTACATGTCTTTCATACTTCCATCAGAACCCTGACGCTCCCTGACATTTTTGGGGGCTAAATGTTCAGCTATCTGATTGGACGGAAGTCAAATGTGACCTGCTGCTTTCTCCAcctacacaacacaacacaatcAGAACTTTCTTGACAAACAAGAAGCCTTTATTTTTAAGTGGAAAACAAAACCGCTGTTTCATTCATTATGATCCTGATTATGCACAATCAAGTATCTTAAgtgcacaatttaaatctaaAGGTAATTTAGATAAGAATATAAGTTCAAAGGAGTTAATGATTGATTTCCTGTATACACGCAAAAGCCTTTGATAAAAACTTCAAATTACCACCAAGTCCTGTGATACACCGTAGCGTGAagggggttggggggggggcatgtTAGTCAAACAGGTCTGCAGTCCCTCCTGAGGTGGAATGGTCCCACGTTGGAGCAGTATTTAAAGCACATGGAAATGTCGTCTGAATGTTAATTTGTTTAGAGAGTCCTTCATAGGCTTTGCTGGAAAGAATGGAACTTTCCTGTAAATCATACGTAAAATACTCTCTTGTGTTTCAGCCAgacgtgtaagtgtgtgtgtggggatgtGACTGGTAGTGTTTCAGGATTGTGGTCGTGGAAGCGGCGGTCTCATGTTCAAATATAGAAGAACAAGGAAGCGTTTTTTTTGTGTCTGAATATACAATAATTAAATGCATTTTACAGTCGGACAGAAGaagctgctcacacacacatcaaaaggAAGAGGTTCTACATTAATTTCTTTTCACTACAGAGTGCAAATCAGATGCTTCACAACAGaccatttttttgttttaaaccgaGTAGAGGACTAGCTCTTCTCACAAGCCCCTCCCCATTGTACATAAACCATTTCCCATTCaaataaaatagacaaaaagaaacaaattaaTCTAGTCGATACGGAATGTGAGAAAATTAATCTTTGTGATTCAACAGAAATAAAACTGAGTCCTTCATgacaaaaaaaggaaagaaagaaaaaccgAAGAGAAAAGTTGTCTGTGCGGCCCCCCCGCTGCCTGTAGGGGGCAGACTGGCGCTCTGGTGAAGGACTGTGGGACACGGATGGATGTTTGCTCCAGCCTGCACGTGGAGAGAAGGtaatgaaggggggggggggtctttaCATGCCGTAGCCAAAGCCTGGCTGAGCAGCTGGCGGAGCGAAGCCTGCGGGCGCCTGGTAGCCGTAGCCGTAGGGTTGCTGGGGAGCCACGGGGACGGTGGGGCCCGCCGTCAGCATCAGCTGGGGTGTGCCTGCAAGGGACACGCAGGGTTTAAAACAAGTGACTGGTATTCATATTCAACCAGAGCCTGTAAATGATCATAGTGCATCCTTATGGATCTTTTTTGGGAGACACTTAAGGTGAATGGGTTGATATATTTAACAAATAGATAAACATGAACGTTCCCCAGGTTAATCAATTTAAAAAaggcacattttttaaatatggaaACGCTATCCTATTAAATATTTGCAATTCAAACACATTTGAAGGGGGCTTTTAAAAACGTTTAAATCTAAAAAAAACACAGCTGTTCTTGTTATGACAGTGAAATGGACACAGACATCATTAGAGGACGGTTACCGTAGACGATGGGTTGCGTCTCTGTTGCCTGCTCCTCCTCTTTCCTTACAGTCTCTGAGGTTTCTAGTTTGTCTACCTGCAAAGCAAAGAAATGATAGAATTTAGAACTGAACAACACCTAATGAGGACAACACCATCCCCGCCAAGTACAAGACAGATATATTTGTTAAAGAATCTTTCATGACAAAGGATGCTCATGTGGGTCGCCACGCATTGCAGATTTCACACAGTAGcataacaatacaaatacaaatcatGATGAAAAACTTAAGGTGGTTGAACCAGTGGTAGTGGAGGTCTAGCTAATAAATACCATAACAAATAATTGCCTTTCCTCTGTCTGTGTGGCCTGGTTGACATTTACAATACAAACAgccttttctttaaataaaaaaactgaAAGAACACAACAGGTAGCAAGTCAACGGGCAAAAGGCTGATATCTGCTGGTGaggggagagcagcagcagcagcccctgGATGCATGTTATATCTACAGACAATAGTCAAGGCTTCATTCAGATTCCCCATGCCTCTTCAGACACACGTTCAAAGCTCCACAGTAAACAGACACCGCATCATGCTCTGTGTGATGCACGGCTGGCAGTGAGTCAGAGGCTGCAACACTGAGATGCAGTTTGGCAGGGGGGTCTCAGGTCAGGTGCTCTCCATAGCTCCAGCCTTTCTACAGGGAGCCAGGCACATAAACAGCCTGCTGCTACGTATCAGCAAGAGACGTTTCCATGCATGCTTTATTCATATGACCAGGTGATTCACAACAACATACAGCTCATACTCATATCTGAGAATGGAACAGTTATGAAGGATGTGTCAAATATACTCTGCTTGCTCTACGTGCCATGTTGAAAATAGCTATAGCTAGAAcataaaaagaaatgtgtcaaaAGTGTTGCTTCTCTCACTCCCTCCTCATAGTGACATTAAGAAATGGGCGAGCATGTGTCGCTTATGAACTGTGTTTTCAcacttaattaaaaaaaataatccgGCTTCAAAACAACATCTCAGGTTGTCATTGAGAAACTTCCTGTTTCGACGGACCAATTTCACTTCAGCAGACCCCCTCAGATAATATCAGGACATTAAGATGAGGCCTTTCACAATTAAAGCTCTATAAAATGTCAAAATACAAGCAATGTTAGCGCTAAATTtggtaaataaaatacaaaaggtTGTACACAAAAAGACATTTATAATTGTGTCCAACACATTCATTCATTTAGCAGGTTAAACAGTGTGACCTCTTCTCTGTTCTTAAAACCTGACATCCTGTGCCCAACGTGTTACTCATCCACAACACATCTATTACTATCCAATCCTGAAGCCAGTTGGATTTGCATGCATCCCCTGACTGGATTAGCATGTTGAGGTTTAATCTGTCTGAATATGCGAGGCACTACATATCTATACAGTTCCTAAACAGGCCTAATGTCAGCCTTCCGGTGTCTCTCTGACTGTGTCAAAGTGAGAGTGTAGCTAAAACCATGCACACTCAAAGCCCGAGCTCAACACTTTGAGATCAAAAATAGAGCATTTAGCTTTCACCTGTTCCTTAACTGCATCAACCTGGAAGAGAAGAGGTGCAGCATAAAGGAGACATTACAAATATTTCCCTGGAAAATTATTTGAGTATGTCAATTCAATACTTTCCACTGGAATTTAAGTCATAGATAAACAATGCTATCTTCATCTTTTTAATACTGAAATAATTCAgtttgtttccaaaaaatggTTTATGAAACGAAGATGGTTTTATAGATTAGACTCTAGAAATTCAAAGTACCCAAAAAATGATGGTAGGATTATAACTGATCAATGAATTTCTTAGTTGGAATAATAGATGGAATACTTGACTGCACTGTCTAAACATTTAAAACCAagcatagactataaaagtatTGACTGCAGAAAAACAAAGTAAACTAAACcacgtttgtgtgtattgcttTGATACACTGACATTCAAATCAAAATATTCCTCCTGAAAAACATGTGACCCACCTTGCTGAGGTACTCCCTCATGACCTGAATGAAGTATGGCATAGAGAAGTCCATGAGGTTGTGCCTCCAGGCGGTCTCCATCACCACGTCGGGCCGCAGCAGGTCGTAGCAGGAGAACAGGCAGGCGGCGAAACACTCCTTCTTGTCCTCCTGCAGGAACCAGGACAGCAGCTCCTCGGCCAGCTCCACGTCCTTCGACTCCGACGCGTACTGCATGGCGTCCTGCAGACAAGGCAGCACACAAAGGGTCAGGGAGGTTCTAAACAGTGTTAGAGACACATTGGTGAAGAAAGAAAAGGCACCTTGTAGAGCTTGTCCTTCTTGCACAGCTCCACACTCTGTTTCCAGCGGTTGTTGCCCTTGAAGAGGTACGCAGCGATCCGTCTGAACTCGATCAGCTCGTGCTTCTCCAGGCGCTGGGCCAGGGAGATGTTATCAAAGTTGTCGTAGGCGTCTATTGATGTCCTCAGTGCCTGAGTGTGAAGGGAAAGGAGAAGATTATTTAGTCAAAGAAGGACATTTAGGAAATAAAAAGATCAAACACTGTTGAAGGATCTCTTACCAGATAGTCCTCCTCTGTGATGAAGAGGTTGTTAAGTGCTTCATTGACTGATTTGTTGTTGTGGCTCTGTACTGACCGCATGTAGGGTTTGACCAGAGGCAGCTGTTTCACCTGTAGACACATGCACACTCATCATCTCACCAGCCAAGCTTCCATTCTAATTAAGCACACATTTATACAGAATGTCCAGAGAATCTGCGAAAGAACGCAGAAGGCATCTTTTCCGTCCAATAGGGTCGCTCGCCTATTTGTTAACTAATGGTTTGTTTTGTCAAGTTTCTGAATGCCTCTTTCCAAGAAATGATGAGCACATC belongs to Pseudochaenichthys georgianus chromosome 14, fPseGeo1.2, whole genome shotgun sequence and includes:
- the ptrh2 gene encoding peptidyl-tRNA hydrolase 2, mitochondrial, with the translated sequence MDMLYGPLGLGVVAGLGCGLLLGWHLRARLGPTSKTLMTAMGNGTGEANVMGEGGEFKMVLVVRNDLKMGKGKVAAQCSHAAVSAYKQVQRRNPELLKQWEYCGQPKVVVKVPDEDTLIDLLGHAKEVGLPVSLIQDAGRTQIAPGSRTVLGVGPGPADLVDKVTGNLKLY